The DNA segment gttctttttaaagttttctatgccttctaatgtttacatatttctactggagttctcatgcACTCTTCATGTAAATAACGactgttttacattcttctttatGAGGAGAACTGATGGACTGTTGatttgaccagtgtggttggagaagtagcaatttcatcctccaatccattgtcacttttagaattctatatattgcaaagtcagaaataaaacttctcttttccttcttttgcatCTTGAGTGAGTGTGTGAGCTATTTCGTGTCGTAGTGCAACACTTACTGAAACCATTCTTGTTGCCTTTGACATCCTTCAACTGATTCATTGCCAGCTGGGCTTTAGCTTTTCTAACTACATCTTGAACAGTGTTGCTACATTCCTCCCAAATTACCTGTCCCTCATTCCACCTTCAATATACTTTTTGTGTTCAAGCATTGCTAGGACCAGCTTGCTCATCCATGCAGGCTTCCTGGCATTTCTGCTTGACTGCTTTCTCATTGGGACGGACTGTTCTTGATCTCAAAAGAAACGATCCTTGACTTACAATCAGCTTCCTCAGATctcttctgtttatttcatTAAACGTAACTGAATGCAACAGtttaattttctggttttgtcctTCTGAAATTCTCCTGTCATCAGGAAGTTACTATCTGAACTCACACATCAGCTTTGGTATTTAGAGTGTTTTTCAAACAAAAGgttaaataaaaaccaaagaatGCATACTTATGTCAGTCCAGCCAATGTTATTTTACAATTTTAGCATAATTGTCAGATGCatgaaacagtaaaaaaagGATGCATTTTCTTGTCTCCCTTTTCCCTATTTCCCTATACTTCTTTTCTGgagaggcaagaaaaaaaaccattcTGTCTGAACCTAAAAAGTTCTGCTCATAGGGCAGTTTTGCTTGCTCTTTCATGTGTCCCTCTGAGTCCTGCTAAAAGTTTGCTGTctttttttcagctattttatttcatttgattGAGGAACTgtcttcctctgctccaggatCTCTTGACAACTTTTGTACACTTCTATCAAGCAGTCCAGTCGTGGCTTGGAGCTCTAGAAGTCAAACAACAGAGAATCAGGCTCTGAACTGAAACATCATTTAATTTTACCCAAACAACAAGCAGTGGTCAAAGTATAATGATTTTTCATCAATTCTAACCTGGACTAGCTTAAAACCAGCAGGGAAGCGCAAGTTTCGTGGTCTCACAGTCCCTATGATCCTATAACTTTTGAGCTCCCAAGACATTATTAAAGTCCATCAAATGCCTCCTTGCAAGAGTTGCTTAAGAGAACAAAAGGTCAAATCAGTGCAGTAGGCTTCCTGGGCTGAGTGACatgggaaattttatttttgaaggcTGACATAACTTAAAGAAACCCAATGAAGGAGACTCAATAAAGTTACAAATCCTTGCTCCTTCAAAACTAACATACTAACTTGCATGTTAAAATAATTACAGACAGGTACTGAATTTCAAAATGGAAGAGTTCCGTACCTTCTTTCCTGCTGGAGTCAACTCTACCAGTGCTAAGGTTATTTCcatgaaaacaaaactgttCAGAGttgaaaggttaaaaaaaaaaaaaaaaaaaaaagagagaaacaataCAGATGCCAGGCAGAGCCTTTGAACCTGGAAAGGAACATACCTAACTAATATCAGGTACTTGAATGCAGCTATCTGGAATTTAGTAGTTGTTGATTTCCCGCAAATCTACTTTTTCCATTGTTTATATGCAAAATATCTAATTTATATTACTGTTACTAAAGATCTTTACAATTGTGAGACTGAGTTAACCATCAAGTGTAAATGGAATAGATTATTTATACTCCTAAGTATTTAGGTGAAGACTGACTGTATCCAGTCACAAACTGTTCGCAGATTACAAAACAgtcaccagcagcagggaaataaaGAACAGAGAGTGCTAGGCATGAACACACGTACAAAGCAAATCCATTCCAGAAATGGGATTACGAACAGTCAGAACACATTAGCGAGAGAAGAGAGAGGGGAGACGAGGTTACAGCAACACAAACATCTTATGATACATTAAACAAATTGGTCACAGCTTGTACCATGATCTTTgtcagcagggcaggcaggggtcAGGCAGGGGAAGTCATTCCAATGCCAAGGAGAACTTTTGGTACACAGAGCTAAGAGAAAACTCAACTGCAGCACAGTGCCAGAGTTACGGTGGTAACCCTGAGCACAGGACTGCACAGAAAGCTCTACAAGTCCTCAGCACCCAATGGGAGCTGAAGACTTTTAGTTCATGCAAACTTCTGGCTGGGTTCAGATTGACACAACTCCCTGTTTGTTTGAATGGAGAGCAAATGAAAAAACCCATCCCTAGTATGTAGTTCTGTGAGACTTCAAATGCCACCCACCCTGACAGCCCAGCCAGGGAAAGGCAACTGTCACCAGCTACCTGtagcagaataaaaatatgctTAGACAACTGATGCAACACAAAGACTAAAGTCTGGATTTCTCCACCATTCAGTCAAACTCACTTGAAAGAGTGGCACAACCTCAGATACTCCCTGAGGATCTTCGGGGTCCTGGAGGAGGATACACAGGTAGTAGATAACTTTTTGCTACAagacaaacagacaaaaatcaTTGGAGTATAAAAATGCTATCAAACTGCCTGGAGTTAGCACAGAAGTAGGATCTGTTTCAACTCACTGGGCTGAAGGCAAATCCTGCCAGGTCACAGTCAAGTCTACAAATTTGTATCAATAGCTATCACTTAATAAAGAAATAACGTTGACTGTCTATTAAGTTTTTAACCTGAGAAGAACACACACATGCTGGAAGGGTAAGGTCTGCTTTTCTACAGGAGCTTTGCAGAAAACCCCAGCAATAGGAAAAATCATTGTGTCATCATAGCTTCTCATCTCCATCTTGATTACATATGGAGTTGGCATCAGGATTTGAAAGAACAGCATAAGACAAAGAACGAAACCCACTAGCTCAATGACAGTGGCATTATCCAAGGAATGGATTTGGCTTTTTGAGGTTATTGTTTGGTTTGAGTTCTCCTTAAAGGAGAGAGACGACAAATTAAGTTGAAAAATCTGaagctcctgatgtcagtaaaGCTATGGATGGTGCTGTGTTTAATTGCTCTGGTAAATCATGCTCATGAAAATACACTGGATGTGAGTGCGCCCAGACACAAGAAGACAGATTTTGTATGATTACCATATGGATGGCTTCATTGATAACCACATCCTTCACCTGAGCCATCTCAATGAAGGTTGTGCTCTCTTTCCCTGAGGCATAGGAGGAAGTCACCTGAATGCCGAGTGAGCCGATGACCAGCAGGGATTCCTGGTCAATCTTCACGAAGTGCAGGTATATGATCAGGCCAATCAGCGTGATGAAGATGGCGGCAGAGAGCACCATGCTGTTCTGTAACACAAGCCAAGAAAAAGGCAGAGCTCTGGTCTTACAGTTACTTTAACACAGctttagagaaattaaaattgcGCAGTCAATTGTATATTAACGCTACAGGGGCAAAGCATTTTTACTTAGGTAGAGTCCTTTTATTCACCTGGCTGGCTGATATATATGTAGTGAGGTTTAAGTTAGTCTTTGCAGTATGCACTAAAAGAATCGGGAGCTGAAACTGAAAACTGCGAGAAAATTCTATTCCCTTTCAAGTTCAATGCAGAAATCTCAACCCAAACAAGCCAGTTGTATCAAGGAGAGTATTATGCCAACTTCTAAAGATGATGTCACTGACAAAAAAGTGTTGTGAAATGTTTACAGGAACCAAGGATGGATTCTCAAAGCAGAGGAACCCTCCTTCAGGATAAGCACTACCATGAACTGCCAGTCCAAACTTGTTCAAACCACACCCACTTCTTGCCTTAAATACCAATCCAAAGAAATTTTGCTTTATCCTGTACTTTGTGTAAGGATCAATGTCTTTTGCATGCCACAGTCTTGGGATTGCTGTTACATTTTAATATATAACCGATGACACTATAGTCACCAGTAATTGATCTGAAGACCTGGTGATAAATTCTAAAGGTCCACAACCTACAACCTGTTTCTGAGACATGTTTTAGAGATCTTCAGGCCACCTACCCGTGAATGAGAGTTATAAGTGACACTTTCTAAAGAACCAGAACTGCACAGCCCTACTACCACTCAAGCTGGGCCTGTACCACCATGTGAGCAAAAGAAGCCATGGCTTCAGGAAACTCACCGGACTTCTCCAAAAGTTTGCtatcacagggaaaaaaaacagtcatGAAGTACAGACACTGAAATCCACAAAAAGAGAGGGGCACTTTCAGACCTGATTTCCTGGCTAAAGGAAGAATTGCAGTCACTTGCATGTAGGCTGCAGGAGCATATGTAAAGGcaagcagcagggcagtgggTGCTAACCACTGACTGTGGTGTAAAAAAAGAATGACATGCTTTGGTAAAAAAGAAACTCAGTCAGGAACCATCTATTTCTGTCTGACTCCTGACAACTGACTCTTATCTTCATTTCTTAGGAAAGATTACTGAAAAATCCTGATTTGCAACAGTCAAAGCATGGGTCACAGTGACCAGCTTCTTTGGTCAAGCTACTTAATTCAGTCTGGACATGACTTGTCTGGGTCCAGTTTCTGATGAATCCAAAAGCATTAATTTAGAAATCAGCAGACTTTTATATCTGTACTGCAAATATCTTTCTGCCTCAGCTGTGAAAATTGATGACATTCATGGTGCAGTGCTCCCGGTGTCACTTAGAAAAATTCCTTTTGGGGATTAAAAATTATTCACCTTATTCAATTCCTCCTTAATCTCAGATTCTCACAACTCATTTCTCCAAGTGAGCACGCGTTATTTGGACTCAGAAGCATGTGCCAGGCATCACTCGGCACCCATACATCTACCCTATCTGTCAAGAGGCTACAAACCAACAGAGGCACCCGAGAAGACACTGGGGCAAGCAGGCGGCGGCCCGCAGCCCTCAGGCTGGCACGGCTCTCCCTTTGCCGTCACACACCCATCAGCTCGGAGCCCCCGGGGCGCGGGGGATGCCCCGGAGCGGCGCCGAGCGCCTTCCCGCGGGCAGCGGCCGCCTCCGCGCCCCGGGCGCCGCTAGCCAAGGCTGCGCAGCCCGCGGGACTGCCCTGCGCGCCCGCGGTGCTACAGCGGCACACGGGCCGAGGGGCGCAGCCGGCGCCGTGCCGAGCCGCGGAgggcccggggcggcggcggggccggtaCCTCGCTGAGCGCGAAGAGCCCGTAGGCCGCCAGCCAGACGGCGGAGGTGACGGCGCTGAGCGAGCGCAGCTGCAGGCGGGGGCCGCGCACCGCCAGCTCCCGGCAGGACGCGCTGTGCTGGCGCCGCCGCAGCGCGATCGGCACCCCGGCGGCCGAGAGGAAGCGGCGCTGCTCCGCCATGCCGGGCAGGCGGGGCCCGGCCGCCCTCCCGCGGGAGGAGCCTGGGCCGGCGGCGGCTCTGCCCGCTCtgcccgctccgcccgcccggcgccTGCTCGGCCGCGGGGTGGTGCTGCCGCTGGGCTGTCTCGCTCGGTTGTACCTGGCCGGGCGTCTGTCCGTAATCTCGATTACATCAGCGCTTTCTGCGGTTTGCACATGTTGATAATCTGTTGCCTGCTTCCTCTGTTTATGGAGTGTGAGTGTTAAAGGGCACACGGGTTAGTGATGCTGCACGTGTCTCTTGGCGTGATAAAGAGACTGGGGttttcatggaatcatagacTGTTAAGGAACTGGAATGAAACTTAAAGATCATTTGGTTCTACACCACCCGCCTTGGAAAGGGACACCTCACGCTAGACTAGGTTGCTCAAGGCCTTATCCAACCTTgctttgaacactgccagggttGGAGCATCCACAACCTCCTTGGGCAACCTGgtccagtgtctcaccacatgcaaaggaaaacatttctaatatctaacctaaacttACCCTTTTTCCATTACTCCTAGTCCTATCACTACAATTCCTGATGGAAAGACCCTCTCTGGCTTCCCAGAAGGCCCCTTTAGATACTGGAAGGTTTCTATGAGTTCTCCATGCAACCTTCTCTACTCAAGAAGGTTCTCTTTCCCCCCTTTGTCCTTACCATCTGCGACTACATTAATGGATTTTCTCATCTGTACCATGCTTAGCTAGCTACAAgctcttttgatttttttcccccaaggtTTAAAGCAGAGTTTTCTGGTCCCTTGCCACTAAATACGTGATAAATTGGAGACTTGGCTTTGCACACAGAGACTTAATGGATCTTTGTATTGTGTACCCTTTAATGCATTTCAGTTGTTACTTCATGCGACTGACATAGCAGTAATATAAAACTACAGCTCTGTGACTTCGTGACAGCTCTGTGACTACGTGGCAGTAATATAAAACTACAGCTCTGTGACTTCCAAACTGCCATCCTGATTTCTTTG comes from the Taeniopygia guttata chromosome 5, bTaeGut7.mat, whole genome shotgun sequence genome and includes:
- the PIGH gene encoding phosphatidylinositol N-acetylglucosaminyltransferase subunit H, with product MAEQRRFLSAAGVPIALRRRQHSASCRELAVRGPRLQLRSLSAVTSAVWLAAYGLFALSENSMVLSAAIFITLIGLIIYLHFVKIDQESLLVIGSLGIQVTSSYASGKESTTFIEMAQVKDVVINEAIHMQKVIYYLCILLQDPEDPQGVSEVVPLFQSSKPRLDCLIEVYKSCQEILEQRKTVPQSNEIK